In Lates calcarifer isolate ASB-BC8 linkage group LG4, TLL_Latcal_v3, whole genome shotgun sequence, a genomic segment contains:
- the LOC108882469 gene encoding immunoglobulin lambda-1 light chain translates to MLFLPAAALCCLCSALVAMAEDLVQDQLSLTKRVGETDTISCKGTEQCDKKQVYWYQKTETDPLRVILRIDLTDGKVNSRYGHPQRDDFKASRKSNGCELVIKEVKLTHSATYLCACWKNAERLFIFGSGTKLYVTDEDVVKPVVSVYPAASRAHLEGKTSLLCLASGMFPPLVQFSWKRPKEDGSLEELPSAEGEQLELRESGRTASILLVDRDAFYTYKYHCSVKHETGTVEAQTLQEVTAPPPPPPGPVLVTWYREKLLCLLYAVLIMKSLVYCCGLSLIRIVRNKAPSTNHTYDD, encoded by the exons ATGCTTTTcctcccagctgctgctctgtgctgtctgtgttcag CGCTGGTTGCCATGGCAGAAGATCTGGTTCAGGACCAGTTATCATTGACTAAAAGAGTTGGTGAAACTGACACCATCAGCTGTAAAGGAACTGAGCAGTGTGATAAAAAGCAGGTTTATTGGTACcagaagacagaaacagaccCGCTCAGAGTGATTCTGCGTATCGACCTGACTGATGGGAAGGTGAATTCCCGCTATGGTCATCCTCAGAGAGATGATTTCAAAGCTTCAAGAAAATCAAATGGCTGTGAGCTGGTGATCAAAGAAGTTAAACTCACCCACTCAGCCACCTACCTCTGTGCCTGCTGGAAAAATGCT gaaaggCTATTTATCT TCGGCTCTGGAACTAAACTGTATGTAACAG ATGAGGACGTAGTGAAGCCCGTGGTGAGCGTGTACCCAGCAGCATCCAGAGCCCACCTGGAGGGGAAGACCTCCCTGCTGTGTCTGGCCTCAGGcatgtttcctcctctggtCCAGTTCTCCTGGAAAAGACCGAAGGAGGATGGTTCTCTGGAGGAGCTGCCCTCTGCTGAGGGAGAGCAGCTGGAGCTCAGAGAGTCGGGACGCACTGCCTCCATCTTGCTGGTCGACCGAGATGCTTTCTACACATATAAATACCACTGCTCTGTCAAGCACGAGACGGGCACAGTGGAGGCCCAAACACTACAAG aggttactgctcctcctcctccaccaccaggTCCAGTCCTGGTGACCTGGTACAGAGAGAAGTTGCTCTGTCTGCTCTACGCAGTGCTGATAATGAAGAGTCTGGTGTACTGCTGTGGACTCTCTCTGATCAGGATCGTCAGAAACAAGGCACCGTCCACCAACCACACATATGACGACTGA
- the vcpip1 gene encoding deubiquitinating protein VCPIP1, with amino-acid sequence MSLLQSSKKKDKRILSGTCPDPKCQARLFFPAHGSVSIECTECGQRHEQKNLLNVEEVTDPDVVLHNLLRNALLGVTGAPKKGTELVKVMGLSNYHCKLLSPVLTRYGMDKQTGKAKLLREMNQGEMFDCSLLGDRAFLIEPDHVSTMGYGKDRSGSLIYLHDTLEEVKKANGNRECLIPVHVDGDGHCLVHAVSRALVGRELFWHALRENLKQNFKQNLDRYKALFQDFIDAAEWEDIINECDPLFIPPEGVPLGLRNIHIFGLANVLHRPIILLDSLSGMRSSGDYSATFLPGLVPEEQCRGKDGKPNKPICIAWSSSGRNHYIPLVGIKNTVLPKLPARLLPKAWGVPQELIRKYIKLEPDGSCVIGGDRSLQDKYLMRLVNAMEEVFMEKHSIHPSLVADVHQYVYRRTGVIGIQPEEVTEAAKKSVMENRLHRCLICGALSELHVPPEWLVPGGKLYNLAKSTHGQLRPDKNYSFPLNNVVCSYDPQRDVLVPDYKLSSLNTCNWCHGTSVRHIRGNGSVVYLDGDRTNTRSQGGKCGCGFKHYWEGKEYDNLPEAFPITLEWGGRVVRETVYWFQYETDTTLNSNVYDVAMKLVTKHFPGEFGSEILVQKVVNTILHHTAKKNPDEYNPVSIDGAHVQRLTDTTETQQVADPQPPTKIILTGQKAKTLHKEELTMSRAERSIQQSISEQAFVTQKRRTDKLKQEQKGHGRTSSPGGSPETSSSSAPATPTKSSSPSSSHKEKKIRVTTSDGRQAMLTLQAHTTFSELQRSITNQFGVPPAQQCIRYGFPPKELVPPKDGEENEPVALQHGDRVTVEILRGPEDKSPAASIPRASSSHSALHSVKSEDAVTSGRMSSRELQDSIDLEMSSLCLLATLMGEDVWSYAKKLPHLFQQGGVFYNIVKKDMGLMDGKHCTLPHLTGKTFVYNAAEERLELCVDTAGHFPVGPDVEELVKEALVQLRSEAATRGSREGSPSHGVLRLGSGGVVRKKEQLQSVTAFQGKGHSLGSAGSSSPPEHRPITRQHSSGVDLSASVSRGPPDLSDIPEDATRELVRMAPGFVTMKDGRGLDPSLMEQQRRKLQEMVSSIQASMERHLREQQSAAAAGGGVSQERTGGTKTGASQPTPPASHEPPAAAGSSSAGKPDGKAEEPEEMESQDAGQSNATEPMDHS; translated from the exons ATGTCGCTGCTACAGAGctcaaagaaaaaagacaagcGTATTTTGTCTGGTACCTGCCCAGACCCGAAATGTCAGGCGAGGCTGTTCTTCCCCGCTCACGGCTCCGTTAGCATCGAGTGCACCGAGTGTGGTCAACGCCACGAACAGAAGAACCTGTTAAATGTCGAAGAAGTGACCGATCCGGATGTTGTGCTTCACAATCTGCTCAGAAACGCCCTGCTCGGCGTCACCGGGGCCCCGAAGAAAGGGACCGAGCTGGTGAAGGTAATGGGGCTTTCTAATTACCACTGCAAGCTCCTGTCCCCGGTCCTGACCAGGTACGGCATGGATAAACAAACCGGCAAAGCCAAGCTGCTGAGGGAGATGAACCAAGGTGAGATGTTTGACTGCTCTCTCCTGGGAGACAGGGCTTTCCTGATCGAGCCGGACCATGTGTCCACCATGGGCTACGGCAAGGACCGGTCAGGAAGCCTCATATACCTCCACGACACCCTGGAGGAGGTTAAGAAAGCCAACGGGAACAGAGAGTGTCTCATCCCGGTCCATGTAGATGGAGACGGGCACTGCCTGGTCCACGCTGTGTCCAGAGCGCTGGTGGGCAGAGAACTGTTCTGGCACGCCTTGAGAGAGAATCTCAAACAGAACTTCAAGCAGAACCTGGACCGCTACAAGGCCCTGTTTCAGGACTTTATCGACGCCGCAGAGTGGGAGGACATCATCAATGAGTGCGACCCCCTGTTCATCCCACCTGAAGGCGTGCCGCTTGGACTGCGCAACATCCACATATTTGGCTTAGCCAATGTCCTCCACCGACCCATAATCCTGCTGGACTCCCTGAGCGGAATGAGGAGCTCTGGGGATTATTCAGCCACCTTCCTGCCTGGGCTGGTGCCTGAGGAGCAGTGCCGGGGCAAAGACGGGAAGCCCAACAAACCCATCTGTATCGCCTGGAGCAGCTCCGGCAGGAACCACTACATCCCTCTGGTGGGAATCAAGAACACGGTGTTGCCCAAACTGCCGGCCCGCCTCCTGCCGAAGGCCTGGGGTGTCCCCCAGGAGCTCATCAGGAAGTACATCAAGCTGGAGCCGGACGGGAGCTGCGTGATCGGCGGCGACCGCAGCTTGCAGGATAAATATCTGATGAGGCTGGTCAACGCCATGGAGGAGGTGTTCATGGAGAAGCACAGCATCCACCCGTCGCTGGTGGCTGATGTGCACCAGTACGTGTACAGGCGGACCGGCGTGATCGGCATCCAGCCTGAGGAGGTGACTGAGGCAGCTAAGAAGTCGGTGATGGAGAACCGGCTGCACCGCTGCCTGATCTGCGGCGCCCTCTCTGAGCTCCACGTCCCTCCAGAGTGGCTGGTTCCTGGTGGGAAGCTCTACAACTTGGCCAAGTCCACACACGGCCAGCTACGGCCAGACAAGAACTACAGCTTCCCCCTCAACAACGTGGTCTGCTCTTATGACCCCCAGAGAGATGTCCTCGTCCCAGATTACAAACTGAGCTCCCTCAACACCTGCAACTGGTGTCACGGCACGTCAGTCCGCCACATCCGCGGCAACGGGTCTGTGGTTTACCTGGACGGGGACAGAACCAACACCCGCTCCCAGGGGGGGAAGTGTGGATGTGGCTTCAAGCATTACTGGGAGGGGAAGGAATATGACAACCTCCCCGAGGCCTTCCCCATCACGCTGGAGTGGGGGGGTCGGGTGGTGCGAGAGACTGTGTACTGGTTCCAGTATGAGACGGACACAACCCTGAACAGCAATGTGTATGACGTGGCCATGAAACTGGTCACCAAGCACTTCCCAGGAGAGTTTGGCAGCGAGATCCTGGTGCAGAAAGTGGTCAACACCATCCTGCATCACACCGCCAAGAAGAACCCGGACGAGTACAACCCAGTGTCCATCGACGGGGCTCATGTCCAGCGTCTCACCGACACCACAGAGACTCAGCAGGTGGCCGACCCCCAGCCACCCACTAAGATCATCCTGACCGGTCAGAAAGCGAAGACGCTCCACAAAGAGGAGCTGACGATGAGCCGAGCCGAGCGCAGCATCCAGCAGAGCATCAGCGAGCAGGCCTTCGTCACTCAGAAGCGACGGACTGACAAGCTGAAGCAGGAGCAGAAAGGCCACGGCCGGACGTCCTCCCCCGGCGGGTCTCCagaaacctcctcctcctctgctccggCCACGCCCACAAaatcctcctccccctcctcatccCACAAGGAGAAGAAGATCCGCGTGACCACCAGTGACGGCAGGCAGGCCATGCTGACCCTGCAGGCCCACACCACCttctcagagctgcagaggagcaTCACCAACCAGTTTGGCGTGCCGCCGGCGCAGCAGTGCATCCGCTACGGCTTCCCGCCCAAAGAGCTGGTCCCCCCGAAGGATGGCGAGGAGAACGAGCCCGTGGCGCTGCAGCATGGTGACAGGGTTACCGTGGAGATACTGAGGGGCCCCGAGGACAAGAGCCCCGCGGCCTCCATCCCTCGAGCCTCCAGCTCGCACTCCGCCCTGCACTCGGTAAAGAGCGAGGACGCCGTGACGTCCGGCAGGATGAGCAGCCGCGAACTCCAGGACAGCATTGACCTTGAGatgtcctccctctgtctcctaGCAACCTTGATGG gtgAGGACGTTTGGTCGTACGCAAAGAAGCTGCCGCACTTATTCCAGCAGGGTGGCGTCTTCTACAACATTGTCAAGAAAGACATGG gtcTGATGGATGGGAAACACTGCACGCTGCCTCACCTGACGGGGAAAACGTTTGTGTATAACGCAGCAGAGGAGCGTCTGGAGCTCTGCGTAGACACCGCCGGTCACTTCCCTGTCGGCCCCGATGTGGAGGAGCTGGTGAAGGAGGCGCTGGTGCAGCTGCGCTCGGAGGCGGCCACCAGGGGCAGCAGAGAGGGGAGTCCGTCGCACGGCGTGCTGCGGCTGGGCAGCGGCGGTGTCGTCCGCAAgaaggagcagctgcagagcgTCACCGCCTTCCAGGGTAAAGGTCACTCTCTGGGCAGTGCCGGTAGCTCCTCCCCTCCTGAACACCGGCCTATCACACGCCAGCACAGCAGCGGCGTGGACCTGAGCGCCAGCGTGTCCAGGGGCCCCCCAGACCTGTCGGACATCCCTGAGGATGCCACCAGGGAACTGGTCCGCATGGCGCCGGGCTTTGTCACCATGAAGGACGGTCGTGGTCTGGACCCCAGCCTGATGGAGCAGCAGCGGAGGAAACTGCAGGAGATGGTCTCCTCCATCCAGGCCTCCATGGAGCGCCAcctgagagagcagcagagcgCTGCCGCCGCAGGGGGCGGGGTCAGCCAGGAGCGGACAGGCGGGACTAAGACGGGCGCAAGCCAACCAACACCTCCAGCCAGCCACGAACCTCCGGCTGCAGCAGGTTCCTCCTCGGCTGGAAAACCAGACGGGAAGGCAGAGGAACCGGAGGAGATGGAGAGCCAGGACGCCGGGCAGAGCAACGCCACCGAACCCATGGATCACTCCTGA